From a region of the Stenotrophomonas sp. BIO128-Bstrain genome:
- a CDS encoding response regulator: MNVLFVDIETSICEVVGVELRELGYDVECLEFSSGALRAAQAGHVDVVILDVPASPDARRSAYKLADELRRDGIAVFFTSTLHPNDVISRHRDRGVLSKPYGVKQIASWIEALGKDCRGEPAGAHVR, translated from the coding sequence ATGAACGTTCTCTTCGTGGACATTGAAACCTCCATCTGTGAGGTGGTTGGAGTCGAACTAAGAGAGCTCGGCTATGACGTCGAATGCTTGGAATTCAGCTCAGGAGCCTTGCGCGCAGCGCAAGCGGGGCACGTCGACGTCGTCATTCTGGATGTGCCCGCCAGCCCTGACGCCCGGCGCAGTGCATACAAGTTGGCAGACGAACTTCGGCGCGATGGCATCGCTGTCTTCTTTACCTCCACGCTTCATCCGAACGATGTGATCAGCCGGCACCGGGATCGGGGTGTTTTGTCCAAGCCCTACGGCGTCAAACAGATCGCTTCCTGGATCGAGGCGCTTGGCAAAGATTGCAGAGGCGAACCGGCAGGCGCGCACGTGCGCTAG
- a CDS encoding PAS domain-containing protein produces MAELKATGGNWRQQLIHPEDRPAVELAIAHAAELASPLEVEHRALLPDGSVRWIQLRAVPLMDSEGNVSEWFGAASGITDRRVAQERLQQLTATLEERVQAGTDELMAMEERLRQGQKMESPGQLASGIAHDFNNMLTGVSMGLELLEMRVGQGRLEDLGRYVEMARTGADRAAALTQRLLAFFRRQTLAPSAIHVSAMVNRTLHILARSIGPSIEIETRSDQVEDVVRVDAPQLENALLNLCINERDATPDGGRISIEAELSHVDGGLAERLVLTPGPYVRLSVRDTGTGMDASVVEKVFEPFFTTKPIG; encoded by the coding sequence ATGGCCGAGCTCAAGGCCACTGGGGGCAACTGGCGTCAACAGCTGATCCACCCCGAGGACAGGCCCGCGGTGGAATTGGCCATTGCTCATGCCGCGGAGTTGGCGTCGCCGTTGGAGGTAGAACACCGCGCCTTGTTGCCAGACGGCTCCGTCCGCTGGATACAGTTGCGGGCAGTCCCGTTGATGGACAGCGAAGGCAACGTGAGCGAGTGGTTCGGTGCAGCCTCCGGCATCACCGATCGCCGCGTGGCTCAAGAGCGTTTGCAGCAGTTGACCGCAACGCTTGAAGAGCGGGTGCAGGCCGGCACTGACGAACTGATGGCGATGGAGGAACGGCTGAGACAGGGCCAGAAGATGGAGTCCCCCGGCCAACTGGCCAGCGGCATTGCCCACGACTTCAACAACATGCTCACCGGGGTCTCCATGGGCTTGGAGCTGTTGGAGATGCGCGTTGGCCAAGGCCGTTTGGAGGACCTGGGTCGCTACGTGGAGATGGCTCGAACGGGGGCCGACCGAGCTGCAGCGTTAACCCAACGACTGTTGGCGTTCTTTCGCCGGCAGACGTTGGCACCGTCGGCCATCCACGTGTCGGCCATGGTGAACAGGACGCTCCACATCCTGGCCCGCTCCATCGGGCCCTCCATTGAGATCGAGACGCGGTCGGATCAAGTGGAGGACGTCGTGCGGGTGGATGCTCCGCAGCTGGAAAACGCCCTTCTCAACCTTTGCATCAACGAGCGCGATGCGACGCCGGATGGAGGGCGCATCTCGATTGAGGCCGAGCTCTCACACGTCGATGGCGGACTGGCGGAGCGTTTGGTGCTGACGCCTGGACCCTATGTTCGCTTGTCGGTCCGAGACACGGGAACCGGCATGGACGCGAGCGTTGTTGAAAAGGTGTTCGAGCCCTTCTTCACGACCAAGCCGATCGGGTAG
- a CDS encoding BLUF domain-containing protein has product MPNRAVVFVSEASPYLSLGRLVELIADAERFNRQAGVTGVTLYDGARFLSYLEGPPDGLRVAYARASEARSHLNFIELARGRVSQRRLPRWPMRLFLAKEGQLQSIAMADWASFSQRGDADAMNATAMDLLVRFTGGPSASVYVGPLSKPLSEGEAK; this is encoded by the coding sequence ATGCCAAACCGTGCGGTGGTTTTTGTGAGTGAGGCCAGCCCCTACCTTAGCCTTGGGCGGCTGGTTGAGTTGATAGCCGACGCGGAGCGGTTCAACAGACAGGCCGGCGTGACCGGGGTGACCTTGTACGACGGGGCCCGGTTCCTGTCCTACCTGGAGGGTCCACCGGATGGCCTTCGCGTTGCCTACGCCAGGGCATCCGAAGCGCGCAGCCACCTGAACTTCATCGAGTTGGCACGCGGGCGTGTCTCGCAACGTCGGCTGCCGCGGTGGCCTATGCGGCTGTTTTTGGCCAAGGAGGGCCAGCTGCAGAGCATCGCGATGGCAGACTGGGCCAGCTTCTCTCAGCGGGGCGATGCGGACGCAATGAATGCAACGGCGATGGATCTCCTTGTGCGCTTCACGGGAGGGCCGTCTGCCTCAGTCTACGTGGGGCCCCTCTCGAAACCACTCAGCGAAGGGGAGGCGAAATGA
- a CDS encoding uracil-DNA glycosylase family protein, which yields MDDPAELNMEAWPAEVAFVPYVGRGYWKGVEGRRVLLLGESHYREAGWTDDPVVTRPFTRETFGDMQTCNRKGGGKFFDELDRLLTDQSSPNVVDAAHAWQHVAFCNLSQRFAGTRAGHRPSGTDFSQGGKWLVEVILPLLRPEVILVLGRTAWRMFDHGKRSDQPTFHARHANSEGRRRRYLEERHVWSLDYGNGGRG from the coding sequence ATGGATGATCCGGCTGAGTTGAACATGGAAGCGTGGCCGGCTGAGGTGGCCTTCGTGCCCTACGTCGGCCGCGGCTACTGGAAGGGAGTTGAAGGGCGCCGCGTCTTGCTACTGGGCGAGTCCCACTACCGGGAGGCTGGGTGGACCGACGATCCCGTCGTCACTCGTCCTTTCACCCGTGAAACGTTTGGCGACATGCAGACTTGCAACAGGAAAGGCGGTGGCAAGTTCTTTGATGAGCTGGATCGCCTGCTGACTGATCAAAGCAGCCCAAATGTTGTGGATGCCGCCCACGCCTGGCAGCACGTTGCATTTTGCAACTTGTCCCAGCGCTTTGCCGGCACGAGAGCTGGACACCGTCCGTCAGGAACCGACTTCAGTCAAGGCGGGAAGTGGTTAGTAGAGGTGATCCTCCCTCTGCTCCGGCCAGAGGTGATCCTGGTGCTCGGCCGCACCGCTTGGCGAATGTTCGATCACGGGAAGCGGTCGGACCAGCCTACCTTCCATGCTCGCCATGCGAACTCAGAGGGCAGGAGGCGGCGCTATCTGGAGGAGCGCCACGTATGGTCTCTCGATTATGGCAACGGGGGGCGTGGATGA
- a CDS encoding BLUF domain-containing protein — protein sequence MSKCAVVFVSAAVEEIGEERLPEVMRAGREFNAKCGSRAVVCFDGSRFLTYLEGTASAVAASSVYTQSFTLHTEIVELARGSIQQLRFPAHALLFLRISEAELKALMRSNWVNFSQRFGGKFIPETGMERLAALVGNRLDDVPQ from the coding sequence ATGTCTAAGTGTGCGGTGGTGTTCGTAAGCGCGGCTGTGGAAGAGATCGGTGAGGAGCGCTTGCCCGAAGTCATGCGTGCAGGCCGAGAGTTCAATGCCAAGTGCGGCTCGCGTGCAGTTGTATGCTTCGACGGCAGCAGGTTTTTAACATATTTGGAAGGCACAGCGAGTGCGGTGGCTGCGAGCTCCGTTTACACCCAGTCCTTCACCCTGCATACCGAAATCGTTGAGCTGGCGCGGGGATCCATCCAGCAGTTGCGGTTCCCTGCGCATGCATTGCTCTTCCTGCGGATTTCAGAAGCCGAGCTCAAAGCACTGATGAGGTCGAACTGGGTGAATTTCTCCCAACGCTTCGGAGGGAAATTCATCCCAGAAACGGGGATGGAGCGGCTTGCCGCATTGGTCGGCAATCGTCTCGATGACGTTCCGCAGTGA
- a CDS encoding response regulator, giving the protein MPIYVFTRQSGGQVAVDSIPGVGTTMHLYLPQSTADTDDRIQETPALPPATSPGRSVLLVEDETAMRTLVKEVLSSLGHRVKAAANGSDALTVHASEKHFDLLITDVGLTGSLNGRQVADAGRQRRPTRRCYSSPAMQQASR; this is encoded by the coding sequence TTGCCGATCTACGTATTCACGCGCCAATCCGGCGGTCAGGTGGCGGTTGACTCCATCCCTGGGGTGGGAACCACGATGCACCTTTATTTGCCGCAAAGCACGGCTGATACCGATGACCGAATCCAGGAAACGCCCGCGCTTCCCCCAGCCACGTCGCCTGGTCGCTCGGTCCTTCTGGTAGAAGACGAGACCGCCATGCGCACGCTGGTGAAAGAGGTGCTGAGCAGTTTGGGCCACCGCGTGAAGGCGGCTGCAAACGGCAGCGACGCCCTCACTGTGCATGCCAGCGAAAAGCACTTTGATTTGCTGATTACGGACGTGGGCCTGACGGGCTCGCTCAATGGGCGGCAGGTGGCGGACGCGGGCCGGCAGCGCCGTCCGACACGCCGGTGTTATTCATCACCGGCTATGCAGCAAGCGTCGCGGTAG
- a CDS encoding EAL domain-containing protein: MAQWKRAGLALSLSINLSARNVARQGMADELVAKIHAQGLDCQDVEVEITEGEWLRVNSLPGEQLKRMASSGIRLGVDDFGSGYSNFGYLTELPIHTLKLDKSLIDDISEDQRALLKVQAIVGLAHDLGYSTVAEGAETNGQVAKLQGLGCDEIQGFALSRPISAIELAELLAP, translated from the coding sequence TTGGCGCAATGGAAGCGTGCTGGCCTTGCGTTGAGCCTTTCCATCAACCTCTCCGCTCGGAATGTCGCGCGGCAAGGAATGGCCGATGAACTCGTGGCCAAAATCCACGCGCAGGGGTTGGATTGCCAGGACGTGGAGGTCGAGATCACCGAGGGAGAATGGCTGCGGGTCAACTCGCTGCCGGGCGAGCAACTCAAGCGGATGGCCTCGTCAGGCATTCGGCTCGGGGTGGATGACTTCGGCAGCGGCTACAGCAATTTCGGGTACCTGACCGAGTTGCCCATTCACACGCTCAAGCTCGACAAGTCGCTGATAGACGATATTTCCGAAGACCAACGCGCATTGCTCAAGGTCCAAGCGATCGTCGGTCTGGCCCATGATCTGGGCTACTCGACCGTCGCTGAAGGAGCCGAGACGAACGGTCAGGTCGCCAAGCTCCAAGGCCTTGGGTGTGACGAAATTCAAGGTTTCGCGCTTTCCAGACCCATCAGCGCCATTGAGTTGGCCGAGCTCCTTGCGCCCTGA
- a CDS encoding EAL domain-containing protein has product MLAVAQAILYVRDKEGAEAVAEAAVTRSEALSLARRVAAEQASRIGQPPCSATDIDSLKEIAFRSSYMNDIGRIRDGRLVCSALWGRSRPYTLPAPRFSSGAVRLWHASDLVGSPYTGSNLIAQGDTFTVSSPSAFESLDPARSISISIETKDRSFTFRTLSPTSRVGTPSLVQAQHCSRVADVCAFVTSPRHVVSELPSALLTTILSAGASVGLLLAFLLIKHQITARQTIQQRLVLALKRSEIELAYQPLRRIGTRELVGFEALSRWRPPGDDEIPPAIFVPIAHRFGLSPDLFRYVLARAMNDLAPALREHRNLYVSINAEPVDMAQECVVRYIGSVTNDFGVLPEQIRIEITEREELVSAAAKSNMQALSVLGYRFLIDDFGTGSANFSRLAQSPFRGIKIDRMFVAAINEDSPLRPVLPGMYRIARELGLDVIAEGVESEAQDLLLYRIAPEAIGQGWHYGCPLSTKDALAAIQVG; this is encoded by the coding sequence ATGCTCGCGGTCGCCCAAGCCATCCTCTACGTGCGTGACAAGGAAGGGGCGGAGGCAGTGGCGGAAGCCGCGGTGACGCGCTCGGAGGCTTTATCCCTTGCAAGGCGCGTCGCGGCCGAACAAGCCTCTCGCATTGGACAGCCGCCTTGCTCCGCCACCGACATTGACTCACTGAAAGAGATCGCGTTCCGCTCCAGCTACATGAACGACATCGGTCGCATCCGAGACGGACGCCTTGTCTGCAGCGCTCTCTGGGGGCGCTCGCGCCCCTACACCCTCCCCGCCCCACGCTTCTCCAGCGGCGCTGTCCGGCTTTGGCACGCATCGGATCTCGTTGGCTCCCCCTACACCGGGTCCAATCTGATCGCCCAAGGCGACACATTCACCGTGTCCTCCCCGTCTGCCTTCGAGAGCTTGGACCCTGCGCGCAGCATCTCCATCAGCATCGAAACGAAGGACCGATCGTTTACATTCCGCACCTTGTCCCCGACCAGCCGCGTCGGCACCCCGTCTCTCGTCCAAGCTCAACATTGCAGCCGGGTGGCCGACGTTTGCGCGTTCGTTACCAGCCCTAGGCACGTGGTGTCCGAACTGCCCTCGGCGTTGCTCACCACCATCCTGTCAGCGGGTGCCTCGGTAGGGCTTTTGCTCGCGTTCTTGCTGATCAAACACCAAATCACGGCTCGGCAAACCATCCAGCAACGGTTGGTGCTTGCACTGAAGCGCAGCGAGATCGAACTGGCCTACCAGCCACTGCGTCGAATTGGCACGCGGGAGCTCGTGGGATTTGAAGCGCTCAGCCGCTGGCGCCCGCCGGGAGACGATGAAATCCCGCCGGCCATCTTCGTGCCCATCGCCCACCGATTCGGCCTGAGTCCTGATCTTTTTCGATACGTGCTGGCCCGTGCCATGAATGATCTCGCCCCCGCGCTGAGGGAGCATAGGAACCTCTACGTAAGCATCAATGCCGAGCCCGTGGACATGGCCCAAGAGTGCGTCGTTCGCTACATCGGCAGCGTCACCAACGATTTTGGCGTGTTGCCAGAGCAAATTCGCATCGAGATCACCGAGCGGGAAGAACTCGTGTCCGCTGCCGCAAAGAGCAACATGCAGGCCCTCTCAGTTCTGGGATACCGGTTCTTGATCGACGACTTCGGGACCGGCAGCGCCAACTTCTCCCGCCTCGCCCAATCGCCGTTTCGAGGAATCAAGATCGATCGCATGTTCGTGGCCGCTATCAACGAGGACTCCCCCCTGCGGCCCGTTTTGCCAGGGATGTATCGCATCGCACGTGAGCTTGGGCTGGATGTCATCGCAGAAGGCGTCGAATCAGAGGCGCAAGATTTGCTGCTCTACCGGATTGCTCCAGAGGCTATTGGCCAAGGGTGGCACTATGGCTGCCCTCTCTCAACCAAAGACGCGCTTGCCGCCATCCAAGTTGGGTAG
- a CDS encoding chemotaxis protein CheW, with amino-acid sequence MTVPLPYDPFLQASSEPLLELVIVRVGCDLFGVDVESAVEIRGPETLTRTRDRQFVVSIRGQDVPVVDLGLITGGDAVGTGCPAMLLVQSAVQLFALAVDEVLVIESLSAWRAEPAAHSDRFAELCPQGVQLGNGKRVAVIDPGRALSIQQRLEIDSG; translated from the coding sequence ATGACCGTTCCCCTGCCTTATGATCCATTTCTGCAGGCCTCATCAGAGCCATTGCTGGAGCTGGTGATTGTGCGTGTGGGCTGCGATTTGTTCGGTGTGGATGTCGAGTCGGCCGTGGAAATACGCGGACCAGAGACGCTGACCCGAACCCGGGACCGCCAGTTTGTAGTCTCGATCAGAGGGCAAGACGTCCCTGTGGTTGATCTGGGCTTGATCACCGGAGGCGATGCAGTCGGGACGGGTTGTCCAGCAATGCTGTTGGTTCAATCCGCGGTTCAGCTGTTCGCCCTTGCAGTGGACGAAGTCTTGGTCATCGAGAGCCTGTCTGCCTGGCGTGCCGAGCCTGCCGCTCACAGCGACCGATTCGCTGAGCTCTGCCCGCAGGGCGTGCAGCTGGGAAACGGCAAACGCGTCGCCGTCATTGACCCTGGTCGTGCCCTATCCATTCAGCAACGGCTGGAGATCGATTCAGGTTGA
- a CDS encoding HNH endonuclease, with amino-acid sequence MPKLQRLRTEAFLAQKGRCCYCSVPMWNASPDELKPFGLRAKTATPLRCTAEHLVAQQEGGKDVVGNIAAACWLCNTRRHKRKSPPSPEAYRAFVQKRLAKGKWHPPSVAKLRLRTRGTQPPDG; translated from the coding sequence ATGCCCAAACTCCAACGGTTGAGAACCGAGGCTTTCCTCGCCCAGAAGGGCCGGTGCTGCTATTGCAGCGTGCCGATGTGGAACGCCTCTCCCGATGAACTAAAGCCGTTCGGCCTGCGCGCCAAAACGGCCACGCCGCTCCGTTGCACCGCCGAGCACCTGGTCGCCCAACAAGAAGGCGGCAAGGACGTGGTAGGCAACATCGCTGCCGCCTGCTGGCTCTGCAACACACGCCGGCACAAACGCAAATCGCCGCCCTCCCCCGAGGCTTACCGCGCGTTCGTGCAGAAACGCTTGGCGAAGGGCAAGTGGCACCCGCCGAGCGTGGCCAAGTTGCGCCTCAGAACGCGTGGAACGCAACCACCCGACGGATGA
- a CDS encoding relaxase domain-containing protein, with translation MNLQLTCICREDVFADGFSFAELLDAPLAALRWGGAWLTQLKPGGPVTEDAMRRFAMGQELDGQQRLWEGEDHHTCAAGYRVSLRLPKGFAALLDTDGEERARLQAAHRHAVDHALSSLPFQRDHRVLFVASDRLEDDWTHHWLFAIACAPNGKWERLALSLRLAASEDAYTHAMGAFMEALLETKRLERFFRPAPVGRPRQRL, from the coding sequence ATGAACCTGCAACTCACATGCATCTGCCGGGAGGACGTGTTCGCCGATGGGTTTTCCTTCGCAGAACTGCTGGACGCGCCCTTGGCTGCGTTGCGCTGGGGTGGTGCGTGGTTGACCCAGTTGAAGCCCGGTGGGCCGGTGACCGAGGACGCCATGCGGCGCTTTGCTATGGGCCAGGAGCTCGATGGGCAACAGCGGTTGTGGGAAGGCGAAGACCACCACACCTGTGCGGCGGGCTACCGAGTCTCGTTGCGCCTGCCCAAAGGGTTCGCGGCGTTACTGGACACCGACGGCGAGGAGAGGGCACGGCTACAGGCTGCCCACCGCCACGCCGTTGACCATGCGCTGTCGTCCCTGCCGTTCCAGCGTGATCACCGGGTGCTCTTCGTTGCATCCGATCGGTTGGAGGATGACTGGACGCACCACTGGTTGTTCGCCATCGCATGCGCACCGAACGGAAAGTGGGAACGGCTTGCGCTGAGCTTGCGGTTGGCGGCCAGCGAGGACGCTTACACCCACGCCATGGGTGCCTTCATGGAAGCGTTGCTGGAGACCAAACGATTGGAGCGCTTCTTCCGCCCAGCCCCCGTGGGCCGACCGAGGCAGAGGCTGTGA
- a CDS encoding DEAD/DEAH box helicase family protein, with protein sequence MQIELKPFQVRAAQQIAGRYAFFAGHPYRPTYKGKLPRPFYQALSAITGAGKTPVLAEAVTLMRMHMAVEPIVFWMSKAKSVVQQTYTNFSGGGKYAEIVDDFRVIRAAQLEPNLISDGSSPLIVMATTGLFNNKEQADGALNIYKKDQDLFGDQSPWERLIARDAGGVRRPLIVVYDEGHNLSEQQTQILAELEPEAYLLASATLKLPANFAKTVLAPQESWVDEAGEDEASLERFALLAAVDGKGAADATAFAITAVDSNAVIKAELIKTSIQFDGTTAPMERCLDDLHDRLQLIEQEIQGRALGFTPKAIYVCKTNITDDGDKDDHTKPFEHRNAPPIRIWRYLVEQKKVDPAKVAIYADLKFADGNKPDAVNLFSKGESDFDEFQAGDFQHIIFNQGLQEGWDDPACYLGYIDKSMGSQIKVEQIIGRVLRQYDAKHYDSPLLNSAHFFLRVDKKNVFTESIEAVRAKLQESGAAIEIVHTYGGGDGGSEDLAPKEGVSVLLHQVHADADDAVGAIAQLVAQFPTFKEGEIDTQGDAHSKTETVDISDLAKEIGHDWTVSGHANRVRLRWLVSNAIRGRSRAALAVVDLKASKFDVRVEAGSNAAAAADTLAREIVSTYYQLTSLVYESELEFTFSTMRVPKKAQAFENGLYPRYAGLNKFEAPFAAALDKAGHTWHRNPSNGGFRIPLLSEGDSASFSPDFLVWKGKYVFCLDTKGSHLLTDAVARKLFDIQDEGATKLLTRFISEGKQTAIGGKATKDGYTVWKMKNGSPTPIHVSNLDQAVKECLKA encoded by the coding sequence ATGCAGATTGAGCTCAAACCCTTCCAGGTGCGTGCAGCCCAGCAGATCGCTGGGCGATACGCTTTTTTTGCTGGACACCCCTACAGGCCGACCTACAAGGGCAAGCTCCCGCGTCCGTTTTATCAGGCGCTGTCCGCCATCACGGGCGCCGGTAAAACACCGGTGCTGGCCGAGGCCGTCACGTTGATGCGCATGCACATGGCCGTTGAGCCCATCGTGTTCTGGATGAGCAAAGCCAAGTCGGTTGTCCAGCAGACCTATACAAATTTTTCCGGTGGCGGAAAGTATGCCGAGATCGTTGACGATTTCCGTGTCATCCGGGCGGCGCAACTGGAACCCAACCTGATCTCGGATGGGAGCTCCCCCCTCATCGTGATGGCCACGACCGGGCTCTTTAACAACAAAGAGCAAGCCGACGGCGCGCTGAACATCTACAAGAAGGATCAAGACCTGTTCGGTGACCAATCGCCCTGGGAGCGATTGATCGCCCGTGACGCCGGTGGGGTTCGGCGGCCGTTGATCGTCGTCTACGATGAAGGCCACAACCTGTCCGAACAGCAGACCCAGATCTTGGCCGAGCTGGAGCCGGAGGCCTACCTCTTGGCCAGCGCGACGCTCAAGCTTCCCGCGAATTTTGCCAAAACGGTGCTTGCGCCCCAGGAAAGCTGGGTCGATGAGGCGGGCGAGGATGAAGCCAGTCTTGAGCGTTTTGCGCTGTTGGCAGCGGTTGACGGGAAGGGCGCTGCCGACGCCACTGCATTTGCCATCACCGCGGTGGACAGCAACGCGGTCATCAAGGCTGAGCTGATCAAGACTTCCATTCAGTTCGACGGCACCACTGCGCCGATGGAACGTTGCTTGGACGATCTCCACGATCGGCTTCAGTTGATTGAGCAAGAAATTCAGGGCCGGGCGCTGGGGTTCACACCGAAGGCCATCTATGTGTGCAAGACCAACATCACCGACGACGGTGATAAGGACGATCACACCAAGCCCTTTGAACACCGCAATGCGCCGCCGATCCGCATCTGGCGCTATCTGGTTGAGCAGAAAAAGGTGGACCCGGCCAAGGTGGCCATTTACGCCGACCTGAAATTTGCCGATGGCAACAAGCCCGACGCAGTGAATTTGTTCTCGAAGGGCGAGAGCGATTTTGACGAATTTCAGGCCGGCGACTTTCAGCACATCATTTTCAACCAAGGCTTGCAGGAAGGGTGGGACGATCCCGCTTGCTACCTTGGCTACATCGATAAGTCGATGGGTTCTCAGATCAAGGTTGAGCAGATCATTGGCCGCGTTCTACGCCAATACGACGCCAAGCATTACGATTCACCGTTGCTCAACAGCGCCCATTTCTTCTTGCGTGTGGACAAGAAGAACGTGTTCACCGAATCGATCGAGGCCGTGCGGGCCAAGCTCCAAGAATCTGGAGCAGCCATTGAGATCGTTCATACCTATGGCGGTGGGGATGGCGGTTCAGAAGATCTCGCCCCCAAAGAGGGGGTTTCAGTGCTCCTTCACCAGGTCCATGCGGACGCCGACGACGCAGTGGGTGCCATTGCCCAGTTGGTAGCGCAGTTCCCCACCTTCAAGGAAGGAGAGATCGATACTCAGGGCGACGCGCACAGCAAGACCGAGACGGTGGACATCTCTGACTTGGCTAAGGAAATCGGCCACGACTGGACGGTCAGTGGGCACGCGAACCGGGTGCGCCTGCGTTGGCTGGTGAGCAACGCCATCCGTGGGCGCTCTAGGGCCGCATTGGCCGTGGTAGACCTAAAGGCTTCCAAGTTTGACGTGAGGGTGGAAGCCGGTAGCAACGCCGCAGCTGCAGCTGACACCCTGGCTAGGGAGATCGTGTCCACCTACTACCAGCTGACCTCGCTGGTGTATGAATCTGAGCTGGAGTTCACGTTCTCGACCATGCGCGTGCCGAAGAAGGCGCAGGCCTTCGAGAACGGCCTCTATCCGCGATACGCAGGCCTCAACAAGTTTGAAGCCCCGTTCGCCGCCGCCTTGGACAAGGCCGGACACACATGGCACCGGAACCCGAGCAATGGGGGCTTCCGTATTCCGCTGTTGTCGGAGGGGGACAGTGCCTCCTTCTCACCGGACTTCCTAGTCTGGAAGGGCAAGTATGTGTTCTGCCTGGACACCAAGGGCTCGCACCTGCTCACCGATGCCGTGGCTCGCAAGCTGTTCGATATCCAAGATGAGGGGGCGACCAAACTGTTGACCCGCTTTATTTCCGAGGGCAAGCAAACCGCGATCGGTGGCAAGGCAACAAAGGATGGCTACACCGTATGGAAGATGAAGAACGGGTCGCCCACTCCGATCCATGTGTCTAATCTCGATCAAGCCGTGAAGGAATGTTTGAAGGCTTGA
- a CDS encoding response regulator, with translation MINQVCYDCLSYPRILLVEHDVAIRESMQDVLKDSGYDITAVGDAEAAVERLAQQPAFDLLISDVGLPGMNGHDLAKHAMARHPSVTVLLVTGHGGVPGADPHFLENDVMLLKELSRCWSCWERFVRRFDGFQQQLGHSSFQLPRGERLGEYLHARLKLAGSYRDACCIAGDE, from the coding sequence TTGATCAACCAGGTTTGCTATGACTGCCTCTCGTACCCTCGCATCCTTCTTGTAGAGCACGACGTCGCCATCCGCGAATCGATGCAGGACGTTCTCAAAGACAGCGGCTATGACATCACTGCGGTCGGAGACGCTGAAGCGGCTGTGGAGCGCTTGGCGCAGCAACCCGCCTTCGATCTCCTCATCTCCGACGTGGGCCTGCCGGGGATGAACGGGCACGATCTCGCCAAGCACGCCATGGCACGCCACCCTTCCGTGACGGTCCTGCTGGTCACCGGTCACGGGGGCGTTCCCGGCGCAGACCCACACTTCCTCGAAAACGACGTTATGCTGCTCAAGGAGCTTTCACGCTGCTGGAGTTGCTGGGAACGGTTCGTTCGACGCTTTGACGGCTTCCAGCAACAACTCGGTCACTCTTCTTTCCAACTCCCCCGCGGCGAACGGCTTGGTGAGTATCTCCATGCCAGACTCAAGCTGGCCGGCTCCTACCGCGACGCTTGCTGCATAGCCGGTGATGAATAA
- a CDS encoding H-NS family nucleoid-associated regulatory protein, producing the protein MALTTLKSLNAEIKQLEAQKKLVEKRDGEVPKALAVLQKYAKVLSPAQRRQVAKLIGETIDAKPARAAKAAPGPRKGRKLGKVAPKYRLPTGETWAGRGLAPKVFTAWAKSTEGKAWAQANPGAKFPSADGTVKKAPARVAKKTGKPVKKAAQKAVKKLAKNAVAKKASKKA; encoded by the coding sequence TTGGCCCTGACTACCCTGAAATCCCTTAACGCCGAAATCAAACAGCTCGAAGCCCAGAAGAAGCTGGTGGAGAAGCGCGACGGCGAGGTGCCCAAAGCCCTGGCGGTCCTGCAGAAGTATGCGAAGGTCCTCAGTCCGGCCCAGCGGCGGCAGGTGGCCAAGCTCATCGGGGAAACGATCGACGCCAAGCCGGCGCGTGCCGCCAAGGCTGCCCCGGGACCCCGAAAGGGCCGCAAGCTTGGCAAGGTGGCGCCGAAGTATCGCCTCCCAACCGGTGAGACGTGGGCCGGTCGGGGTTTGGCCCCCAAGGTCTTCACCGCGTGGGCCAAGTCCACCGAGGGCAAGGCGTGGGCTCAGGCCAACCCCGGAGCGAAGTTCCCGTCGGCTGATGGGACGGTGAAGAAAGCTCCCGCCAGGGTGGCCAAGAAGACGGGCAAGCCGGTGAAGAAGGCCGCCCAGAAGGCCGTCAAGAAACTTGCGAAGAATGCCGTCGCCAAGAAGGCCAGCAAGAAGGCCTGA